The window CGGCCGGGGCCGGTCCAGCCCGGGAGCGCGGGGACGACGGCGGGTCCGACACCGAGTTCGGCGAGGAGGATCGCGGTGTCCCAGTCGGCGACACCGGCGCCGGAGGTGCTGACGGAGATGCCCAACTCCCGGTAGACGGCGTCGAGATGGGCGTACGAGGTGGAGTTCTCCGGCAGTCCGATGAGCCGCATCCCGTCCAGCTCCGCGCCCGCCACCCGCTCCCGCCCGGCGAGTTCGTCGTCGGAGCGGACCGCGAGCACCCAGGGCAGCTGCGCCACCGGCCGCTGCTCGATGCCGCGCACGGCGGGTCCGAGGGTCAGCCAGGACAGGTCGAGGTCGCGCGCCGGGTCGGCCAGGGCATCGCGGCACCCGGCGCTGGACCGTACGGTCTGGAACTCCAGACCCACGTCCGGGTACGCGCGCCGGAAGTCGACGATGCCCTGGGCCATGAAGTGCCGCACGGTCGTACCGCCGGTGGCGATCCGTACGACACCGCCGTCGCCGCGCACCATTTCGGCCAGTCGGCGCAGGGCGAGGTCGAGGCCGCCGATGCCCTCGGCCGCCGCCTCCTGGAGCACGCGTCCGGCCCGGGTGGGCACGACCCCGCGGGCCTGCCGTTCCACGAGCCCGACGCCGGTCTCACGCTCCAGCCGCCGCACGTGCTGGCTCACCGCCGACTGGGTGCAGCCCAGGTCACGAGCCACCGCACTGAGACTTCCGGCCCGGCAGACGGCGACGAAGACACGGAGATCGTCGAGGGTCATGCGAGGACGATACCCAAGGTCGAGCTTGGGTGATGAGCCCACTTCCCAGGGTCTCCTCCGCCACCTCACCCGTTCGCATGAAGCGGAGGCCGAAGTGTCAGAAGGAACTCGCATCCCAAAATCGAACAGGCGTAGCATTGCCGTGTGGCTAAGACCTATGACTTCCCCAGCGACCTCCTCGCCGGTCAGGAGGAGCTGCATCAGGTCCGGGCCGAGCTCCTGGCACTGCTGAAGCGGCTGCCCTGGTCGGTCGAACCCCTGGACGGTTTCAGTGACGACAACGGCTGGCGGAAGATCGAGCGGCCCGCATCCCCGGGCTGGACTCCCGACGAACAGGCCGAGGTGGAGAAGCTCCGCGAGCGCGAGCGTGAACTGGCGGTCTTCGTGAGCTGCCACCGCTTCTGGGCCGAGGTCGACACCGAGGAGAAGGTCGACGCCCGGACCCGGCTGAAGCACACCCGCGGATCCTGAGCACGACCGCACACGACCGCAATACGACCGATGACCGCCCCGGCGACCGAACACGCCTCAGCCCGCCCGGACATGACGAGGACCCCGGCCGATCGGCCGGGGTCCTCGTCTCCACGGTGGGCATGGACGGTTTCGAACCGCCGACATCCTGCTTGTAAGGCAGGCGCTCTACCCCTGAGCTACACGCCCGAGTACGAGTCGACAGCCTACATCGCGCCGGCCGGTGCCCCGCAAACCGATAGTCGGGGGTTATCCCCACCCTTGTTCCGGGAGCGGCCCGGATCCCCCGGCGGACCCCCGCTCCGTACGGTCGAAAGGACAGCGCGGGACCAGGCCCAGGGGGAGATCGTCATGGCACGCACGGCTCGTACGGATCGCAGCTCACGCCGGGGCGCGGTGGCCGTCGCCAGCCTCGCCGTCGCGCTCATGGCCTCCGTCGCCGCGTGCGGGGCGGACGCCGGGGAGGACAGGGACCCGGAGCACCGGAGCTTCGCCCTGGAGGGCCGCACGCTCACGGTCGACTCGGACGACTCCGCGCTCGAACTGGTCGCCGCGGACGTGGACGAGGTCGAGGTGACCCGGTGGTTCGAGGGCCGGGTCATGGTCGGCGGGAAGCCGCGGGTGACGTGGGAGATGAAGGACGACCGGCTGAAGCTGCGGCTGGAGTGCTCGGGCATGGTCGCCGACTGCGCGGCCAAGCACCGGATCGAGGTCCCGCGCGGCATCGCCGTCGTGGTGCGCAGCGACGACGGGAGTGTGGCCGCCAAGGGCTTCGCACAGCCGCTGGAGGTCCGGTCGGCCGACGGCGGTGTGCGCGTGAGCGACTCCACCGGTCCGCTGGAGCTGCACACCGACGACGGTTCGGTGCGGGCGCTCGGTGTCGCCTCGCGGAGCGTCAGGGTGAGCACGCAGGACGGTTCGGTCGCGCTCGAACTCGGCGTCGTACCGGACCTGGTGGAGTCCCGCAGCGACGACGGCTCGATCAGCATCGGGCTGCCGCGTGACGCGTCGTACCGGGTGGAGACCGGCAGCGACGACGGTTCCGTGGAGGTGTCGGTGCCCCGTGACCGGGACAGCTCCCACGTGGTGACCGCCCACACCGAGGACGGCTCGGTGAAGGTGCGCGGCACGAACTGAACACCACCCGGCAAGCCCGAACCGATCGCCCCGTGTTTTCGTCCTTGACCGGTGGGAGAATGGCAACCCGGTCAGGGTGGATGACAGCACGGGAGAGGGAAGTGACGGCGACACCTGCACAGCCGTACACGCCGATGGTGCCGAGCGCACCACAACCCCGCAGCCGTGCACCACGGCCGGCCGGCGCGCCCTCGGCCGGCCGGGACGCGCTCGCCCTGCTCGCTCTCCCCCTCCTCGCCCTTCTCGTCGTGCCCGGCGCCTTCGCCGGCGGGGGTACCCGGCGGTGGTTCGGGGGGCGGGCCGAGGGGCAGCGGGCCGAGGCGCAGGCGGCGAAGGACGCGGCGGCGGCCGCGTTCTACGAGCTGGACACCGCACAGCGCGACCTGCGGATCTCGATAGAGACGATCACGGCGGTGGACGACTCCCCCGGCGCCCGCCGGGCGGCCGACGGCTTCGAGGCGCTGGGGCGGCGCATCAACGAGGTCAGCCAGCAGTACATCAACGCCGTGGACGCCCACGACCTGGACCGGGACGACCTGGAGGCCTCCGTCGCCGCCCACGCCCGGACCGAGCTGACCGCGGCCAAGGAGGAGCTGGGGCGGGTCAAGCGGGAGCTGGACCGGTTCGCCGAGGGGCTCGGGCCGCTGCTCGGCACGGCCGAGACGCAGCTGGCCCGGCTGGTCCCGGCGGTGGAGCGCGCCCGGCAGGGCCTGCTCGCCGCCTCCGACGCCCTGGACGCCGTACGGGCCTCCGAGCTGAAGGCGGACGACCTCGCCGCCCGGCTGGCGGCTCTCGCCCCGGAGCTGACCAAGCTCAACCAGGGCGCGGGGCAGCACGGCGTACGGGAGACGCTGGAGCGGGCCGACCGGGTGGTGCGCGAGGCGGAGGCGGTGCGGGCGGACGCCGAGCGGCTGCCGGAGAAGGCCGCCGAGATCGATCACCGGCTGGTGTCGCTGCGTACCCGCGCGGAGGCGCTGGGCACCCGGGCGGGCCAGGTGCCGCAGGTCCTGAGCGAGCTGCGGCGGCGGTTCGTGGCGGCCTGCTGGCAGGACCTCCAGCAGGTGCCGGACCAGGCCGCACAGGACGTCGAGCAGGCCCGGGTGAAGCTGCGCGAGGCGCGGGCCGCGCGGGATTCCCAGCGCTGGCCGGACGCGACCGCGCTGCTGTCGACGGTACGGGCGCTGCTGAACCACACCGACGAGGCGGTCTCGGCGGCCGGTGACCGGCTGCGGCGGCTGAACGCCGTGCAGAAGGACCCTCAGCAGGAGATCGACCGGACCCGGTTCGCGATCCGGGACGCCCAGCGCCTGGCCATGACCGGCCGCTCCACCCCGGATCCGCGTCACGCCCGCCCGTTGGACGACTCCGTGGGCCGGCTGGACCGTGCGATCGCCTCCCTGGAGGGGCGCCACCCCGACTACTGGCACTTCCTGACCGAGACCGAGGCCGTACGGCAGAACGTGGCCCGGGTCGTCGACCAGATCCGCAAGGAGCGCGGCGCGGGCGCCCCCTGAGACGTACCGCCACGTCCCGGCCGAGGTTGCCCGGCGGGATGCCCCGACGGATGCTGAAGGGGTACGCAGGCCTCCGCTCACACCCGATGGGAGGCGGACATGGCCACGCACGCCACGCACACGCCGCGTCCGAAGGGCCGCCACGCGGGTCCTCCCCGGCGGCGGATCAGGATCGACGAGCATCTGCCCGTCGACCACCGGCTCAGCCGGGTCTACCGGTTCGGGGCGGGCCTGATGGGTCTGTTCCTGCTCGTCTTCGGCGTCCTGGGCCTCATCGACAAGGTGGGCTGGTTCGACACCCGGGGCGACGAGGTCGTGGGGCTGAGCACCAACGGCACGCTGAGCGTGCTGTCGATCGCGGTGGGGTTGTTGCTGCTCGTCGGCATGGTGATCGGCGGGAACTTCGCCTCCACGCTGAACATGACCCTCGGCGTGCTGTTCGTCCTGAGCGGCTTCGCCAACCTGGCCCTGCTGGACACCGACTCCAACTTCCTGGCGTTCCGCATCCAGAACGTCCTGTTCAGCTTTGTCGTCGGTGTCCTGCTGATGACGTTCGGGATGTACGGCAGGGTCGGCACGGCGCTGCCGCACGACAGCCCCTACTGGCGGGCGCGCCACCCGGAGGAGTCGGAGCGCGAGATGCGGCGCAAGGCCGCTGTGGGGATGGCGAAGCTGGAACGCGCCGACGCCCTCCCCGGGTCCGGGCCGGGATCCTCGTCGGGATCCGGGTCGGACGGGAAGGGCGCCGGCTGACACCTGCGAGGGCCCGGAGGCCGTTGATCAGGTGCGGTACGCGTAGTAGTACGAGTTCGGGTACGAGGCGATGATGCTCTGCACCGAACGGCGGTAGGTGTCCGCGTCGTGGTACGTCAGGTACGGCACGCCGCTGGAGCTGCGGTAGGTCGTCATCATGGAGTGGTCCTTGGACCCGTCCCGGTTGAAGTCGACCTGCAGCACGTCGCCGACGTCCATCTGGTAGACGTTCGCCAGCGGGGTGGTGCGCTTGGCGGTCTGGGTGAACCAGGACCACTCGTTGACACCGATCCACGCGTCGGCCGTACCGTTGGAGGCGTAGTACCAGGTGTCGTACTCCTCCGGCGTGACCTTGGATATCTGCGTCCAGCCGCCCGCCAGGAGGCCCTGGCTGAGGTAGTTGGTGCAGTCGCCGCCGGCCGAGTTGTACTTGCGGTACGCCGTGTTGTAGTTCTTCCAGTACTTCTCGGTGTACGTCGCCATCGCGCGGTAGTCGTACTTGCCGCCGTTGATCGTCTTCGGCGCGGCGGCGGCGGGCCAGCTGGTGGCCGCCCTCGGCGCCTGGTGGACGGCCATCGGGGTACGGCTCAGCTTGGCGTCGGCGGCCGGGACCACCGGGTCGTTGATGCGCGAGGCGCCGCCGTCGGTGGAGCGCATGGCGGTCAGCTGCCACGTGCCACCGGCCTGGGCGGTGAAGACCAGCTCGTGGTGCGCGTCGAAGCCCGTGGAGGCGGGCTCGTCGCCACGTATCTTCTTGTACTTGAGGCTGGTGGTCTCGGTGATCTTGACCGTGGCCTTCTTGCCCTTGAGCTTGGCGCTGTCGACGCTGACCTTGGTGTCGGCCGAGGTGTAGGCCTCACCGAGGGCGGCGAGACGGGACTTGGTGCCCTTCAGGGCGGACAGCTTGCCGTCCTCGGCCTTCTTCTGGCCGGACGACAGCGACACTCCACCGGTGGGCTTCAGCGCCTTGCGGGCTGCCTTGCCGCCGAGCAGTACGGCCGTGCGGTCGGTCAGCACGTTGTCCGCGACACGGCCGAAGGCGTCCTTGGTCGCCTTGGTGACCTTGGGCGTCGACGCGGCGGCATTCGCGGCGGCGACGGGCAGCAGTGCGGAGGCCACCACGGCTGCCGCGAGGGTCGAGCCTGCGAGGCTCAACATCCTTCTTCTCACTGGGAATCTCCTTGACCCCGAGTTGGTCGTACCCGGGTACGAATCTTTACATGACCTCCTCAAGCGAAGTGAGGCCAGGGGGTGTAACAAGTGAGCAACATGGGTATCTGTGGGGCTATTTCACGACCGATGCCCAGTCGGCCGGTGCCTGGGCGGGGTCGAGTCCGCGCAGGTTCGCCAGGGTCTGCGGCGACTGGACGTCCATCCAGTCGGCCAGTTCGTCGAAGGACACGCACTTGACGTCCTTCTTCACGCACACGTTCTTGATGACCTCGTCGACGGCGTTCATGTAGATGCCGCCGTTCCACTGCTCGAAGTGGTTGCCGATGAGCAGGGGTGCCCGGCTGCCGTAGTAGACGCGGTTGAAGCCGGCCATGTAGGTGTCGATGGTCTTCTGCTGCCACACCGGGTACTGGGCGGGGTCGCCCTCGGTGGAACCGCCCGACTGGTTGTGGAGGAAGTTGAAGTCCATCGACAGCGCCTGGTACTCGTCGTCGTACGGGAGCAGTTGCAGCGGGAAGTCCCAGATGCCGTTCTTCTTGCCGGGCCAGACCTGGTAGGCGCCCGGAGAACTGGCGTCGTAGCGGTACCCGAAGTCCTTGATGGCTTTGAGCAGGTTGTCCTGGCCCTCCAGGCAGGGGGCCCGGCCGCCCTTGACGGCGTCGACGGTGAAGGGCAGCGGGTCGAGGTCGGTGGCCCCGGTGTTGGTCTTCCAGTTCGCGAGGAAGCCGTTGAACTCCTTGATCTCCTGCTTCCACTCCGCGACACTCCAGTCGCCGCCGCCCTTGGAGCCGCAGAAGTGTCCGTTGAAGTGGGTGCCTATCTCGTTGCCCTCCTTCCATGCCTTGCCCAGCTCGTCCAGCGTCGTGCGGATGTGCTCGTCGGTGGGGTAGCTGATCGCGGCGGCGCCCTTGTCGTGCTGGGGCGGGTCGTAGAGGTCCCGCTTCGCCTTGGGCAGCAGATAGATGCCGGTCAGGAAGAACGTCATGTGGGCGTTGTACGTCTTCGCCATCTGCCGGTAGTGCTCGAAGAGGTTGTCGTCGCCGGCGAGGGCGCCGTCCCAGGAGAAGACGACGAACTGCGGCGGCTTCTCACCCTTCTTGAGCGGTACGGCCTTCAGCCGCCCTTTCTGCGGGCCCGTGTAGGAGGTCGAGCCGTCCCCGATGACCTTGGTCTTGCCGTCCCACACGGGCTCCTTCTTCGCGGACCCCTTGGTGTTCCCGCTGCCGGCCGAGGACGCGGTCGGCGCGGTGTCGGTCGTGCGGTTCAGCACCATGTAGCCGCCGACCAGCGAGGCGACCACGAGGAGCGCGGCCAGGGTCAGGAACTGCGGGCGGGTGGTACGGCGACGCTGCGGGCGTGCCTTGCGACGGCGGCCCTTGTGCGGCTTGCTGCCAGGGTTCATGTGCGGCTCATTCTGCGAGGGTGGCGGGTGCGGGTGCTCGTCGGTGGTCAGCCGATACGCATCGCACGGGACCAGATGTCGTAGGGGACCCCGGCATTGGGTGCTCCGGCGATCCCGTCGAGCCGCAGCGGCTCCAGGCTCTTGGTGAGGTCGATGCGGTAGACGACGACGGCGGTGGAGACGTCGTCGGCCGTTCCGACGTACCAGGCGGCCTTGTCGTCCTGGGTGGTGCCGCCCTTGGCGGCCACCTCGTAGGAGGCGGCGGCGGGCGAGGTGGGGTGGTCCGCGCGGAAGGCGTCCGTGAGCGCCGAGGTGACCTCGGCGGCCACCTTGGGGCCCACCGCGCGCCGGGGCTTCGGCGTGTTCAGGGGGACCCGGGACCCGTTGTGGGTCATCTTCCGCACGGAGTACGGCTCGGTGTGCTTGCCCAGGGCGGCGAAGGTGCTGTATCCGCTGGCCATGCGGATAGCGCTGGGCGTGGCGCTGCCCACGGACAGCGCGGGCACCTGGGCCCCGAAGCTGGAGGAGAGCAGTCCGGCCGCCTCGGCGGTCCCGCGCACCTTGGCCAGTCCGGTGTCCATGCCGAGCTGCATGAAGGGCGTGTTCACCGACCCGGCGAGCGCGTCGTGCAGGCTGATCGGGCCCCAGGACTTCTTGCCGTCGTTGTGGGCGGAGACCCGGTCGCCGTCCCGGTCCCAGTACGGCCCCTCGGGCGTCGTCACCGGGACGCCGTCGTTGCCGTCGTAGATCGTCTGCGGGGTGACAGGTGTAGTCTCGCCGCCGCGCTCCTTGACGACTCCGTGTTCCAGGCCGGCGGCGTAGACGAACGGAAGGAAGGCCGAGCCGGACGGGACGGTGGTCGCGTTCGACTCGTTGTAGCCCTGTCTGCGGTGGTCGGGACCGCCGTAGACCGCGAGGATCCGTCCGTCGGCGTCGACCGAGGAGGCGCCGAAGTGGGCGGTTCTCGCCTTCTTCGGGCTCTCCTTCTGCACCTTCTTGCGCGCCTTGGTGACGGCGTCGGTCAGCTCGGCCTGGCGGCCCTTGTCGAAGGTCGTGTAGATCTGATAGCCACCCCGGTCGAACTCCTGGGCGGTGACGTTCGCGGCCTTCTTCGCGTACTGGGAGGCCAGCTCCACCAGGTAGTCGCTCTGCTTGCCGGTGTCGTACTGGTTCGACGGGTCGAGCGGCTCGGGGAACTTCTTGTACTTGGCGCGCTCGGCCTTGGACAGCTTCCCGATGTCCACCATCCGGTCGAGGATCCAGTCCCAGCGCTCGACCGTCCGCGCGTGGTTGGCCTTGCTGAGGGAGGGGTCGTAGAGGCCGGCGCCCTTGAGGAGGGAGGCGAGGACGGCGGCCTCGCTGACGTTCAGCTCGCTGACGTCCTTGCCGTAGTACGCCTGGGAGGCGCGCTGGATGCCGTAGGTGCCGCGGCCGAACCAGCTGGTGTTGAGGTAGCCCTCCAGGATCTGGTCCTTGCTCATCTTGTTGTCGAGCTTGACGGCGATCATCGCCTCGTCGAACTTGCGTCCGAGCGAGCGGTCCTGGGACAGGTACACGTTCTTGACGTACTGCTGGGTGATCGTCGAGCCACCCTGGGTGTCGCCCTCGCCGACGGTGCGGACCAGGGCGCGGGTGATACCGCTGACGGATATGCCGGGGTCGGAGTAGAAGCTCGCGTTCTCCGCCGCGAGGACCGCCCAGCGCACGTCCTCGGGGACGTCCTTCAGCGGCATCGCCTGGCGCCGCACCCAGCCGGTACGGGCCATGGGTGTGCCGTCGGACCAGAAGTACACATTGTCCTGCTGTGTGGCGAAGGTGTTGAGGTCGGCCGGTATGTCCGTGGCGGCATAGGCGACGGTGAGGAACATGCCGCTGGCGCCCACGGCCAGACCGGCGGCGCCCAGCGACTGCCGCCAGGACGGCACCCAGCGGCGCCAGTCCGCGCGGCCCGGGCGGGGGTACTGCGGACGCATCCGGCTGACGAAGGGGGCGAACGGGGCGAGCCGCGCGCCGGCGACGGCGGTGAATCTGGCCAGAACAGACGGCCTGGGCGCCTTGCGCCGACCGCGACCGCCCGGTTTCGGCTCCTCCTGCGGGAGGTCGAACGAGCCGGGCTCGGGCATTCGCAGCTGCATGGTCTCGTCCGCCGGGGCAGGCGGAAGTTTCAGCTGCATCGTGAGGTCGGACTCCCGGACCTCCTCCGACCGCCCCTCCCCCGGGGCACGCCGACGGCGCGCGCGGTCCTCGCCCTCGGAACCGCCCGGGTTCCTCTGGCTAGCCAAGTCGGACCCCCTCGTAGCGGCG is drawn from Streptomyces bottropensis ATCC 25435 and contains these coding sequences:
- a CDS encoding DUF4383 domain-containing protein, translating into MATHATHTPRPKGRHAGPPRRRIRIDEHLPVDHRLSRVYRFGAGLMGLFLLVFGVLGLIDKVGWFDTRGDEVVGLSTNGTLSVLSIAVGLLLLVGMVIGGNFASTLNMTLGVLFVLSGFANLALLDTDSNFLAFRIQNVLFSFVVGVLLMTFGMYGRVGTALPHDSPYWRARHPEESEREMRRKAAVGMAKLERADALPGSGPGSSSGSGSDGKGAG
- a CDS encoding LysR family transcriptional regulator, whose product is MTLDDLRVFVAVCRAGSLSAVARDLGCTQSAVSQHVRRLERETGVGLVERQARGVVPTRAGRVLQEAAAEGIGGLDLALRRLAEMVRGDGGVVRIATGGTTVRHFMAQGIVDFRRAYPDVGLEFQTVRSSAGCRDALADPARDLDLSWLTLGPAVRGIEQRPVAQLPWVLAVRSDDELAGRERVAGAELDGMRLIGLPENSTSYAHLDAVYRELGISVSTSGAGVADWDTAILLAELGVGPAVVPALPGWTGPGRPGLRFVPVPDLPPLTVGWAVRRWDALSPPARAFADTVARHAVRVGGGVRGV
- a CDS encoding amidase domain-containing protein, which codes for MLSLAGSTLAAAVVASALLPVAAANAAASTPKVTKATKDAFGRVADNVLTDRTAVLLGGKAARKALKPTGGVSLSSGQKKAEDGKLSALKGTKSRLAALGEAYTSADTKVSVDSAKLKGKKATVKITETTSLKYKKIRGDEPASTGFDAHHELVFTAQAGGTWQLTAMRSTDGGASRINDPVVPAADAKLSRTPMAVHQAPRAATSWPAAAAPKTINGGKYDYRAMATYTEKYWKNYNTAYRKYNSAGGDCTNYLSQGLLAGGWTQISKVTPEEYDTWYYASNGTADAWIGVNEWSWFTQTAKRTTPLANVYQMDVGDVLQVDFNRDGSKDHSMMTTYRSSSGVPYLTYHDADTYRRSVQSIIASYPNSYYYAYRT
- a CDS encoding transglycosylase domain-containing protein; amino-acid sequence: MQLKLPPAPADETMQLRMPEPGSFDLPQEEPKPGGRGRRKAPRPSVLARFTAVAGARLAPFAPFVSRMRPQYPRPGRADWRRWVPSWRQSLGAAGLAVGASGMFLTVAYAATDIPADLNTFATQQDNVYFWSDGTPMARTGWVRRQAMPLKDVPEDVRWAVLAAENASFYSDPGISVSGITRALVRTVGEGDTQGGSTITQQYVKNVYLSQDRSLGRKFDEAMIAVKLDNKMSKDQILEGYLNTSWFGRGTYGIQRASQAYYGKDVSELNVSEAAVLASLLKGAGLYDPSLSKANHARTVERWDWILDRMVDIGKLSKAERAKYKKFPEPLDPSNQYDTGKQSDYLVELASQYAKKAANVTAQEFDRGGYQIYTTFDKGRQAELTDAVTKARKKVQKESPKKARTAHFGASSVDADGRILAVYGGPDHRRQGYNESNATTVPSGSAFLPFVYAAGLEHGVVKERGGETTPVTPQTIYDGNDGVPVTTPEGPYWDRDGDRVSAHNDGKKSWGPISLHDALAGSVNTPFMQLGMDTGLAKVRGTAEAAGLLSSSFGAQVPALSVGSATPSAIRMASGYSTFAALGKHTEPYSVRKMTHNGSRVPLNTPKPRRAVGPKVAAEVTSALTDAFRADHPTSPAAASYEVAAKGGTTQDDKAAWYVGTADDVSTAVVVYRIDLTKSLEPLRLDGIAGAPNAGVPYDIWSRAMRIG
- a CDS encoding DUF4097 family beta strand repeat-containing protein, producing MARTARTDRSSRRGAVAVASLAVALMASVAACGADAGEDRDPEHRSFALEGRTLTVDSDDSALELVAADVDEVEVTRWFEGRVMVGGKPRVTWEMKDDRLKLRLECSGMVADCAAKHRIEVPRGIAVVVRSDDGSVAAKGFAQPLEVRSADGGVRVSDSTGPLELHTDDGSVRALGVASRSVRVSTQDGSVALELGVVPDLVESRSDDGSISIGLPRDASYRVETGSDDGSVEVSVPRDRDSSHVVTAHTEDGSVKVRGTN